Proteins encoded together in one Desulfosporosinus meridiei DSM 13257 window:
- a CDS encoding cation:proton antiporter regulatory subunit — protein MKQIKETNLPGIGKKFQLIARSGEKIVIVVHDDGRREIYHFYREDPDDSISMVTLDDEESRCIAAILGGMTYRPKALETVDIALGDMVIEWHKIEPDAYAIGKTIKDLCVRQVTGGTIIAIVDHDQNKTVNPGPEASFRDGSTVVIIGDKNQVKACKHLLLHGSVK, from the coding sequence ATGAAACAAATTAAAGAAACAAATTTACCTGGTATTGGCAAAAAATTTCAACTTATCGCACGCAGCGGAGAGAAAATCGTCATAGTCGTACATGATGACGGGCGAAGAGAGATTTATCACTTTTACCGCGAAGATCCTGATGATTCTATCTCCATGGTAACACTTGATGACGAAGAATCACGGTGCATAGCAGCTATACTCGGGGGGATGACATATCGCCCCAAAGCATTAGAGACTGTGGATATTGCCTTAGGGGATATGGTTATAGAGTGGCACAAAATTGAACCGGATGCCTATGCAATTGGCAAGACCATTAAAGATTTGTGTGTTCGGCAAGTTACTGGAGGAACGATTATTGCGATAGTTGACCATGATCAGAATAAAACCGTCAATCCTGGTCCCGAGGCCTCATTCCGAGATGGCTCTACAGTAGTGATTATAGGTGATAAAAACCAAGTTAAAGCCTGTAAACATCTATTATTACACGGGAGTGTAAAATAA
- a CDS encoding cation:proton antiporter — MEHLILEIGLALALIAGAGLLAGKLRISIVPILILTGMIVGPQAPHIGPLDFRFIQSASLIEFMGRLGVLFLLFSLGLEFSIKRLLTAGPSIIRSGTIYMVINLSIAIIFPLLLGWPLKEILVVAGIMTISSSAIVAKVIVDLKRAANDETEIILGLMMFQDVFVAIYFSVVSGLVLAGSTSISDIILSALMALLFIGGFLFLGHKLVPKLDRWLDIPSDETFMLVVFAILVLVAGFSETLHIAEAIGALLIGLVLAETEHSERIEHLIVSFRDFFGALFFFSFGLSIDPFALGGAVWPAVIAVILTLLGNVVSGVWAGRKARLSHKASLNIGLSIISRGEFSIILATLAKSGGLLAALQPFAALYVLILAILGPLLTKESRWVYNRLRPLLKWPQIPERRKSRKSTGQ, encoded by the coding sequence ATGGAGCACTTAATACTGGAGATTGGCTTAGCTCTTGCTTTAATTGCAGGCGCAGGACTTCTAGCCGGTAAACTCCGAATTTCTATCGTACCAATTCTAATTCTGACAGGGATGATCGTTGGCCCACAGGCACCCCACATCGGTCCTTTAGACTTTAGATTTATCCAGAGTGCTTCATTAATTGAGTTCATGGGACGTTTAGGGGTTTTGTTCCTTCTGTTTTCCCTTGGGTTGGAGTTTTCCATAAAACGTCTTTTAACAGCTGGCCCTTCTATCATCAGAAGCGGAACAATTTATATGGTTATAAATTTGTCCATAGCTATAATATTTCCTTTACTTCTGGGTTGGCCACTTAAGGAAATACTTGTTGTAGCAGGTATTATGACTATTTCCTCCAGCGCAATTGTGGCAAAAGTCATTGTTGATTTAAAGAGAGCAGCCAATGATGAAACTGAGATAATTTTAGGGTTGATGATGTTTCAAGATGTCTTTGTGGCTATTTATTTCTCGGTTGTTTCCGGACTAGTTCTTGCTGGATCCACTTCTATTTCGGATATAATACTTAGTGCATTGATGGCTCTTTTATTTATAGGTGGTTTTTTGTTTTTGGGGCACAAGTTAGTTCCCAAGCTAGACCGTTGGTTGGACATTCCTTCAGATGAAACCTTTATGCTTGTAGTTTTCGCTATCTTAGTTTTGGTAGCTGGTTTTTCTGAAACTCTGCACATTGCTGAAGCCATAGGAGCCTTGCTCATCGGTCTTGTGCTGGCAGAAACGGAACACTCCGAACGCATAGAGCATTTAATTGTTTCATTCAGAGATTTCTTTGGGGCCCTTTTCTTCTTTAGTTTTGGTCTAAGCATTGACCCCTTTGCTTTGGGTGGGGCCGTTTGGCCGGCGGTCATTGCTGTTATTTTAACCCTCTTAGGAAATGTTGTCTCTGGTGTTTGGGCGGGAAGAAAAGCACGTCTATCACACAAAGCCTCTCTAAACATTGGTTTATCAATTATTTCGAGAGGTGAATTCTCTATCATTTTAGCTACCCTTGCAAAATCTGGCGGATTATTAGCTGCCTTGCAACCATTTGCTGCCTTGTATGTTCTCATCCTCGCCATTCTGGGACCTCTGTTAACGAAGGAATCACGTTGGGTCTATAACCGGTTAAGGCCATTACTGAAATGGCCCCAAATTCCAGAAAGAAGAAAATCAAGAAAAAGTACAGGTCAATGA
- a CDS encoding argininosuccinate synthase, translating into MKKVVLAYSGGLDTSIIIPWLKETYGYEVIAMVADLGQGEELAPLQEKAIKSGASKLYIEDLRQEFLTEFVFPTLKAGAVYEGSYLLGTSFARPLIARRLVEIAEKEGAVAIAHGATGKGNDQVRFELSVKALNPDLEIIAPWRLWNLKSREDCIDYAQARGIPVPVTKDRPYSMDRNIWHLSHEGGDLENPWNEPQRDLYLLGVSPEDAPDEPTYLELGFEQGVPTSLNGEKIAPVALLETLNELGGKNGVGIVDMVENRLVGMKSRGVYETPGGTILYMAHQALERLTLDRLTLHYKEQIALKYAEIVYDGVWYSPLREALDAFVNVTQKNATGTVRVKLYKGNCSLAGVKSPYSLYNEAFATFGEDGVYDQKDAGGFINLFGLPLKVRALMEKESGLRK; encoded by the coding sequence ATGAAAAAAGTTGTTTTAGCATATTCTGGTGGGCTGGACACCTCAATTATTATTCCTTGGCTTAAAGAGACCTATGGTTATGAAGTAATCGCTATGGTTGCAGACCTTGGACAAGGGGAAGAGCTGGCGCCCTTACAGGAAAAGGCGATAAAAAGTGGTGCGAGCAAACTATATATAGAAGATCTGCGACAGGAATTTCTTACAGAGTTTGTTTTCCCGACCCTTAAGGCTGGAGCAGTTTATGAAGGAAGCTATCTCTTAGGAACTTCCTTTGCGCGGCCGTTGATTGCCCGTCGTTTAGTGGAAATTGCGGAAAAGGAAGGCGCAGTAGCAATTGCTCATGGTGCAACGGGAAAAGGTAATGACCAGGTTCGCTTTGAACTGAGTGTCAAAGCACTAAATCCGGACTTAGAGATCATTGCGCCTTGGCGTTTATGGAATCTAAAGTCCCGTGAAGATTGCATTGACTATGCTCAAGCTCGTGGAATCCCTGTTCCTGTCACAAAAGATCGTCCTTATAGTATGGATCGAAATATTTGGCATTTAAGTCATGAGGGAGGGGATTTGGAAAATCCCTGGAATGAACCCCAACGTGATCTATATCTACTGGGAGTATCTCCAGAAGATGCCCCAGATGAGCCAACCTACTTAGAATTAGGGTTTGAACAAGGAGTACCGACATCCTTGAATGGTGAGAAAATTGCTCCGGTTGCTTTACTGGAAACGCTAAATGAACTAGGCGGGAAAAACGGAGTCGGAATTGTAGATATGGTTGAAAACCGACTCGTAGGAATGAAATCCCGTGGTGTTTATGAGACCCCGGGCGGAACCATTCTCTACATGGCTCACCAGGCCTTAGAACGGCTTACTCTTGATCGTTTAACCCTTCACTATAAAGAACAGATTGCCTTAAAATATGCGGAAATTGTTTATGATGGAGTATGGTATTCTCCCTTGCGAGAAGCCTTAGATGCATTCGTTAATGTAACCCAGAAAAACGCGACAGGTACTGTGCGGGTCAAATTATACAAAGGAAATTGCAGCTTAGCAGGCGTTAAGTCACCTTATTCTCTCTATAATGAAGCTTTTGCTACCTTTGGAGAAGACGGCGTCTATGATCAAAAAGACGCTGGAGGCTTCATCAATCTCTTCGGATTGCCTCTCAAGGTAAGAGCTTTGATGGAAAAGGAATCAGGGTTGCGTAAATAA
- the argF gene encoding ornithine carbamoyltransferase, whose translation MNTIDKSIFKGRDFISLHDFSQDELSFILDVAKDIKADQKAGRPHPILQGKTLGMVFTKSSTRTRVSFEVGMYQLGGHALFLSGRDIQLGRGEPISDTARVLSRMVDGIMIRTFSHQEVLELAEFSSIPIINGLTDLLHPCQVLADLMTIQEHKGRLAGLKLAYVGDGNNMAHSLMFGGAKMGLHVVIAAPQGYKPDSGIIALAQADAKANGGLVEVVDDPAEAVKGADVLYTDVWASMGQEAESKVRMAAFQGYQINSDSLKLANQSAIVLHCLPAHRGEEITEDVIEGPQSVVFDEAENRLHAQKAVMALVMA comes from the coding sequence ATGAATACAATTGATAAATCAATATTTAAAGGACGAGACTTTATTTCCCTACATGATTTTAGTCAAGATGAATTAAGCTTTATCTTAGACGTAGCTAAAGACATTAAAGCGGATCAAAAAGCCGGACGCCCTCATCCGATTCTTCAGGGCAAGACCCTGGGCATGGTTTTTACAAAGTCATCTACGCGTACTCGCGTTTCTTTTGAGGTCGGTATGTATCAGCTTGGAGGGCATGCTCTCTTTCTAAGCGGACGAGATATTCAACTGGGCAGAGGAGAGCCTATCTCAGATACAGCTCGTGTACTTTCCCGGATGGTTGACGGGATTATGATTCGGACCTTCAGCCATCAAGAAGTCTTAGAATTGGCTGAATTCTCTTCAATTCCAATTATTAATGGACTCACAGATTTGCTTCACCCTTGCCAGGTCTTAGCGGATCTCATGACGATACAGGAGCATAAAGGTCGCCTAGCCGGATTAAAACTTGCTTATGTAGGCGATGGAAATAATATGGCTCATTCCCTGATGTTTGGCGGCGCAAAAATGGGGTTACATGTTGTTATTGCTGCTCCACAGGGTTACAAGCCGGATTCCGGGATTATTGCCCTGGCCCAGGCTGATGCCAAAGCCAACGGTGGTTTAGTAGAAGTGGTAGATGATCCAGCAGAGGCAGTAAAAGGTGCTGATGTTCTATACACAGACGTTTGGGCAAGTATGGGTCAAGAGGCTGAGTCCAAGGTGCGTATGGCAGCTTTCCAAGGTTATCAGATCAATTCTGACTCCCTGAAATTGGCTAACCAATCAGCCATTGTTTTACATTGTCTGCCTGCTCATCGTGGAGAAGAGATTACGGAGGATGTCATTGAAGGCCCGCAATCCGTTGTCTTTGATGAAGCTGAAAATCGTCTTCACGCTCAGAAAGCCGTTATGGCACTAGTTATGGCTTGA
- a CDS encoding zinc ribbon domain-containing protein, which yields MIWPDRMKSAWVTFKREALPLYGWTLILAGAFLVLLIAVSFGILNHLNWVFPNIHNFQGAYSYSAGMPVPGMPPVADPFTESFIDPFTNPFTDPFSPPFELPFSYFGGIENFSRFIPFIESIVGSLLFILIVIWLVGATFYTGISNLTMKAYREKVSFRDFRFRGFFRILGWQAFVFLIQLLIVVSGLVAVFVLRQSEWALVSFLIAYALFLLVIGLFTLPWIISSGIYLLAHPELSFPKALSRSWSFFRSHMGTLWGYLGTVFLIEIAIEILNRISPGTAGLVYFVISPFTVVLAIVWVLSIEDDERERAWQVNQLYNSVSDPISQTLNFNPSITDAKEMDASRPNPPKPKLDLQKSEHLPSLTEDNPRFCPSCGKPDTGTAYCPQCGTKLH from the coding sequence ATGATTTGGCCAGACCGCATGAAATCAGCATGGGTAACGTTTAAGCGAGAAGCACTTCCCTTGTATGGCTGGACACTCATTTTAGCAGGAGCCTTCCTAGTCCTTTTGATTGCAGTATCCTTTGGGATACTAAACCATTTGAACTGGGTTTTTCCTAACATTCATAATTTCCAAGGAGCGTATTCCTATTCTGCAGGAATGCCTGTTCCCGGGATGCCCCCTGTTGCAGACCCTTTTACTGAATCTTTTATCGATCCTTTCACAAATCCTTTTACTGATCCTTTTAGCCCACCATTCGAACTGCCGTTTTCCTACTTTGGAGGCATTGAAAATTTCTCTCGTTTTATTCCGTTTATCGAGAGTATTGTAGGCTCTCTTTTATTTATCCTGATTGTAATTTGGTTGGTTGGTGCAACTTTTTATACCGGGATATCTAACTTAACTATGAAAGCTTATCGTGAGAAAGTAAGCTTTAGAGATTTCCGTTTTAGAGGTTTCTTCCGCATCCTCGGTTGGCAAGCTTTTGTCTTTTTGATCCAGTTGTTAATTGTAGTCTCCGGGTTGGTCGCCGTCTTTGTCTTAAGGCAGTCGGAATGGGCCCTCGTGAGTTTCCTTATTGCTTATGCTCTATTCCTACTAGTTATAGGTCTTTTTACATTGCCCTGGATTATTTCCTCAGGTATTTACCTTCTTGCTCACCCAGAGTTAAGTTTTCCAAAAGCACTTTCCCGAAGTTGGAGTTTCTTTCGCAGTCACATGGGTACTCTCTGGGGATATTTGGGGACAGTTTTTTTAATTGAAATCGCCATTGAAATCCTTAATAGAATTTCCCCTGGAACCGCTGGATTAGTCTACTTTGTGATTAGTCCATTCACGGTAGTATTAGCAATTGTTTGGGTACTTTCAATCGAAGACGATGAGCGGGAAAGAGCTTGGCAAGTAAATCAACTTTATAACTCGGTGAGCGATCCCATATCGCAGACTCTTAATTTTAATCCATCGATCACTGATGCTAAGGAAATGGATGCTTCTAGGCCAAATCCCCCCAAACCTAAGCTCGACTTGCAAAAGTCAGAGCACTTACCCTCTCTTACAGAGGATAATCCACGGTTCTGCCCTTCCTGTGGAAAACCTGATACTGGTACAGCATATTGCCCACAGTGTGGGACAAAGCTCCACTGA